Part of the Diceros bicornis minor isolate mBicDic1 chromosome 2, mDicBic1.mat.cur, whole genome shotgun sequence genome is shown below.
TGAGGAGAAGCATTCCTTATTTCTGCTGAAACATTACTCTTACGTCATGACTGTAGATAACTGTTTATCTCCTTGAAGCGTTCTGATATCTGAATGTCTAAAGGAGCTTTCTCTACAATGCAATTTGGCCCTAAAGGTTACCAACATTGGTGTAATAATCGACAGGCAGTGTTCTTACCGGTGATTTTCCAGCAGTGGGGTGGGCCGAGGCTTTGCTTCAGCAGCGAGTCCTGGAGTGGCCGGTCGTCGTCACATGTCCATCACTGCTGCGAAGGTTCTCATGTCCGCTCCGCTGGTGTTGCTGCCAGTTTGTTTTCAGCCGAGCTGTTTGctcttctgatttttcttttcctatttctctgAGGATTTAACCCCATGTGGGAAGAAACCCTGACGTTTACGGTCCACATGCCAGAAATAGCTTTGGTTCGGTTCCTCGTGTGGGATCACGATCCTATCGGACGAGACTTTGTTGGGCAAAGAACGGTGACCTTCAGCAGCTTGGTGCCTGGTGGGTACAGTTCTCTCCAGACTGGCCATCCCTTTTCCCTTGGAAGGGTTAACGTGTGACGTGCTACACTTGGTACATGGCGTGTCTGGCATGTGAGACGTGGGTCTGGCCATGCGAGTGTTAATGGGCCCTGTGAAATGTGAGAACGGCAGGAGGAGGGTACCTGGTCCTGCCCCCCGAGGGACAGCCAGACGGAGGGTCAGCTGAGAGGAAACTGCTCTCTGCTTTTCTCAGGCTACCGGCACGTCCACCTGGAAGGGCTGACAGAAGCGTCCATATTTGTCCACATCACAATCCACGACATCTACGGAAAGGTGAGAGAGGGTAGGGCTTAAAGCACGTGCAGCAACAGTATGGTCCTGAACCAAGCTATTTTTGACTAATTGCCTAAAAGGAATGTGCATCTGGACAAGCTGTTCTCCATCAGAAAACCCACCCTCAGGCCCCGCCCTGTGCTCCTCCCTCCGTCTGGGAGGTGTGTCCTCATTCCTGCCACCTGGGGCCTGCTCTGGGCTAAGGGAAATCAAGAAAACTAATATTCTCTCAGGCTATCATTTGTTTGGCTAAAACAGTGAAGCTATAGTTAAACTTTGAATTTCATTTCAATCCTTAAAAAGACCCAGTTAGCTGCGGTGGACGTGCAGCATCCCTGATGTCTTGCACTAACCGAGCTGTGACCCCAGCCCGTGGCAGGCAGCAGTCTTTCATCTGGTGCCGTTGCGTTTCACTGACAACCTAGAAATCATGAATGAGTTTAGAGCTGCACACAGGACTTGAAAACAGACACCAGAGAGGTGTCTTCAGTTCCCCGTGCTGTGGCTCCTTCACTGCAGAGCTCAGCTGAGTTTGCACATCGATAGGCTGTCCCCTGGTTGTGCCAAGTAATCAGGCTGCCAGGATGAGTATGCAGGGCCAGATGTGGTGTGGAGGGACGGAGAGCGTTGACCAGGGCCCGGAAGGTCCAGGCCTCTTTCTCAGGAAGTGCGTGGAGCCCGCACTCCTCCTTCAGAGGAGTCACTCTCTCTGGCTCGGCTTCCTCAGCTGGATGCGGGGTAGAAGTGCCCCTCATGGGTAGTGCCGGTCATCCTCAGATGGCTGCCTGGCACAGGCACAGTGAGCGCTCAGAAGTGCTGGCTGCTGTCACTGTGACCACAGTCACCTGCTAGGGAGCGTCCACCAGCCTGGACCGGGACGTGTCTGTCCTCCCATCAGTCTGGGTGGCACCGGGGGCCGAATCTCCCCGAGCGTGAGGTTTAACTCCACGCCTGCTGCCTTCGTTGTGCTGCTTGTTGGGGTCTCCCTCTGGCCTAAACACATGCAAATGTGAATGATCGAAAGTGATTCCTGGATTTCTAGGGTTCCCAGGTTAACGAAGGAGGTTCTGCAGCATTTATCATGCTTGAGGGAAACAGTAAAATGCAGATTTGTTTAGAACTTGAAAGTGTCCCGTGTTCTCCCTCCTACATAAATGTCCACGTATGAGTCCTGTTGTTTATTCTCTCACGGCTGTTTGGGTCGAGGATGTGTGAACCACAGTGTGAAATGAGCGAACCTGTGACTAAAAATCCCCCAAGTGGAGCGAGGGGCTGAGGGGAgcaaatgcatttttcttttgtttttctcgcGCCCCTTCTGGAAGGAGCCCAAGCCGTGCTTTGTCTTTCCTTGCAGTGGAGCCCTTTAATACTCAACCCCAGTTACACGATATTGCACTTTCTAGGAGCCACCAAGGTAGTGTCGGCATGCTGCTCGGGTCTTGCCGGCGTGTTCCGTTCTGAACGTGTGGCAGCATGCTCTCGCTCATCcgtttcctgctcacctctcagaAACACCATCCGTGGCTTTCAGGCGGCTGAGGTTCATCACAGTCTGTTCCTATCACTTGTCACCCTTGGGCAGGAAACTTGGGGAGAGCTTGGTTGTGAGGGTGGAAGGCTGCCTTCCTCACAGAGCGAGGTGACGAGGTGTGCATGAGGTTGTGTGAATGTGCTGTGAGCTGCTGCTTTATTGGTGTGAATAGACTCAGTGGCTGGAAAGTTCTGTCCTGTATCCATTTTTCATGGAGCCATCATGTAGAAGGCGGGTTGTTAACACCATGGCGCTGCTTGACTTGTGGTTGGTCCTTTGTGTCTTCAGAGCAGACAGCTCCAGGGTCTGAAGGGACTGTTCCATAAGAACCCCCGGCCCAGCTCTTCAGAGAACAGTTCCCATCACACTCGGAGGCGATCGCTGGGAGACAGGATTCTGCGACGCACAGCCAGTGCGCCAGCCAAAGGCAGAAAAAGGAGCAAAATGGGCTTCCAGGAAATGGTAGAGATAAAGGATTCTCTCTCTGAGGCTGCCAGAGATTCAGATGGTGTCCTGAGGAGGACCACGCGGAGTCTGCAAGCGCGCCCCGTCTCCATGCCCGTTGACAGAAGTCTGCTAGGGGCCCTGTCGCTGCCTCTGCCTGAAAGAGTGAAAGACACTGAAGGAAAAGAGAACTCTCTGGGTGAGATGCTTTCAGTTTCTCTAAGAGTGAACCCTTCTAAGCCGCATTTTGGTCCCTAATGACTGTTATGACATGGTTGACATTTTGTAGTCAAAGTAAAATATAATGGAAAGTtagtaatttttaatgttttcttttagacTAGATTTTAGGCTTTTTGGGGAGAGGGTAGTAGAAGAGCTATTTCATAGTCACCTAAAGCCATAAAATAACCTTGGCATCTGAACTTGACAGAGAGGGATGAGGAGAGCCATCAAGTGTGTCGGCCTGGACCTGTTGTCTGTGAGGTGTGACCTGTAGGGTAGGACAGAGGTCTTGGTTGTGCACCTGGGTGCTGTACATGCTGAGTGTTCTGAGGTTGAATAGGATTATCTTGACCTTTCTGAGGTTGAGTACGGTTGTATTTCTTTCCCCACCATATGACACATTTCCACGATTGGAAGTGTTTGTGGAGAAGGAGGAAAATCCAGATGTGAGGAGCAAGCCAGCTGTCACTTGAGAAGTCTCTGCTTCCTCCAGAGGCAGCTCAGGCGATGTTTCCTGTGGCTCGTTTCCCTGTCTCTGGGATGTCGGCAGGGAAGGAGCGGGTCTGTGCGCCTGTCGAGATGTGGGCTCCTCAAGTTTAGGGGCCAGGCATTTCCCCTCTTCTCCCTTGATTTGAGCATAAGGTTGCACTCACATTGAGCTCAATAGAGAGCTGTGCCTGCCTCAAGATGCACTGCAGAGCTCCTGACTTGTGCAGTAGCTCCTCCCCACCCTGTTCAGGTGATTTAAGCACCAAAAGTGTCCATTTGATGTCTCTCCAACAAGCATGTCTTAATTAGATCAGAATCGTCTCAGACAAGTAGAATGTGATATAGTCATGCGCCACATGACGACGTTTCCGTCGATGACGGACCACACGTGCGACGGTGCTCCCGTAACATTAGCACCGTGTGGCCCAGCTGTGCAGTCGGCTGCACTGTCTAGGTGTAAGTCACCCTGTGATGTTTGCGTagcgacaaaatcacctaacaacgtgCTTCTCAGAATGTGGCCCATCGTTAGGTGATGTGTGACTGTGCTTGTTTCTTTTAGCAAAATTCTCTTTTTATCGTATGACCTAATTTCAGTGATCTGCTTTCTCAGAAACAGCATTTGCTTGTATTGATTTTTATTGTAAGTTATCCTAGGGAGACAGACCAATTTTTGAATAGTTTAtttgaaggagaaaaagggaGTTGAAAAGTTTCAGATTTTGCTAAGAGCAGTATCAGAGAAGAGATGAAATGTGTGTTTAAAGTTTATTTCAAAACTCCATTTTGGTGGAAGATAAAGCTATATTCAGTAGACATTGGTAATAATTAATCCTGTTAATGCCACAGTTAAGATGTTAATATCATTGATGTGAGTTAGTAATATGGAggtgatatttctttctttccattaaaaaatagTTATATGTAGTcattcatatatattcataaaactTGTGATACCTATGGAACGTTACATAGCTGTGTAATGATTCAAGTTATAATGTAGAAAAGATATTAAGTGGAGAAAATGCAGAATGCAAAATTCTATACATAATTCTGTCCCTCTACAAAGCTTACAGTGGCTGTCTCTGAGTGGTAACATCAtaggatatttaatttttttccttgtaattttgGGGTGTAtcaaatttttatgattttttttagttaagaaaatatttaataagttaaACATTCTTCTTTCTTGTATATCATGACTGAAAGcattaaaaaactattaaaataatctgATCACGAACACTTGATTGAACACCTAACGTTGTCTTAACACTAAACTAAGCATGATGGGTACCCCAGATTACTGTGAATTGTgtgtttttatagttttccttacTGTGCCTGATATCTTACCACCTCTTTTAGGGGAGAATGCAATATGAAATttgtgtattaaaaataaaaatatggttaATACAAAATTAGATATTAGCAGTGGCATAGAATTGGTGACCAATCctttacttttacattttaaagtcAACGGATACTgaaattttaatgcttttattacACCTTCCAATTTGTTTTAGAAATTAGTTGGTTAAATTAGGTCCTTtgccaaaatgttttttaaaatgatatgatTGGTGGTGTTTTTACTAATACTTGTATAACTTTGAAAGTTTACAGTATCTTGCCTACAGGTACCACAGTCCTTTGTTTAACAGAGCTGTCTCGTTCTGTTTTTATTGCCATGCTTCTGTGTAGTACAATTCTGAATAGGAAACAACTGAAGGTAATCCTCACTGTAAAAGTATGGTAACTCATTGACATTTTTTTGACAAGAATTATTACATCCTTAGCTGATGTAATAGATATTCAAAGGGAAGCTTCAGTGAAATTCctataaatatatttaccattttttcaTCACACAGACACTTTGTTGCAAATCTACACAATCCATGATTCTATCCTGTCACGATGTAGCAGATTTACATTCTCATTTGTCTGTCTGAAGGCAAACGTGAGTGTGTGCAGGTCCTACGTACAGGGACGCACGTCCCCTAACCTGTTGTTTGTTTCCTCCAGCAGAAGGTGAGGACGGCAGAAGAAACGGGGCGGCAGGTATGAAGGACCCACAGCTTCCACATTTCAGCAGAAAGTTCTCCTCCTCCAGCGCTCTCCTCAGGGACATCAGCCCAGGGGATTCCACTGCCAGCCTGCCCATCACAGCAGGGCAGCCGGCAGTGCCGGGCCCCCCGGGTGGGAGCACCAGATCCCGGGTGGCAGGTGACTGCCAGGAACACCAGTGCCCCCGCGAGTCCCTCTCCCCGAGGCAGCGCTGGGCTCTGGACCCTGCAGGTGACCTGGCGCAAGACCTGCGTGCTGTGAAAACCAAGGAGAATTGGCGTGTGGGGGTCCCTGTGGGAGGGATAGGCATCCTTTCCCGAAGCAGTCTGGAGATCAAGACCCTGGACGGCCACTGGGGCCAGGGCAGAGCTGCCACGTCCTCGTCTCTGTCGGACGTGTCTGCGCTCTGCTCCGCAGCACCTGACGCGCAGTCCACCGCAGTTCTGCAGGAGAGTGCCATTTCCTGCCTCATTGACGATGTCACCTCGACGAACGGGAGCGAGCTGGGCGGTGCCGTCTCTGAGCTCATTGGCCAGTTGGATGAGACCAGTGACCACGCCGGCCCCACTGTCGTTGCTCATCTTCATGGCCCCAGGGTGAGGTCAGGCCGTCCTCCCCTGCCCACAGCGGACCTAGAGATGCCCTTGGAGTGTGGCTTTTCCCAGGGAAAACCCGCGTCACCCTTCCTGAGCTCGTCTCCTGAGCTGAGTGCGTTCTCAAGCCCCGAGACCTCTGCTCGCTTGGCGCATGAGGCTGTTTGTGAAGCTGCCTGCACTCTCGTCTCGAAAACCAAGCCAGGGGACCCTCTTCCTGGTCAGGCCAAGACGGGGGCCGTGGAAGGCACCCTGCCTTGGTCCTCGGGCCCTTCTCACTGCTGGGCACCAAGTCCCCCCAGTGGAGAGGACTGGGAAATGGCGCAGAACCACAGTCCTGCCGCGTCCACGGATGTGCCGCTGGAGGCTCTACTAGCCGATCCCACCCTCTGTTTAAATTCTGGAGAGAGCAGCCTCGTGGAAGTGGATGGAGACTCGGAAAATCTGTCTGTAACAACCTGTGAGTACAGGAGAGAGGGCGCAAGTCACCTTGCTTCTCCTTTAAAACTGAAGTACAGCCAGGATGTGGTGGGGCATTTTCAAAGAGGCTTGAGAAATGGCTACTGTAGAGGGACTCTCCCCTGTTCTCTCTCTGAAATAGTCAACAATATTCAAGATGTCAAAAATCAAAGCATTTCTAGTCTAGCCTATCAGGGTGCCGGTTTTGTGCATAACCATTTCTcaaattcagaagcaaaaatgaaCCAGACGTGTGTGCCCCTGTCTGGTGCTCAGGACGTGCATGCGCCTGCACCCACGTGGTCCAGACGGCCTCCTCTGCCAGCTCTGAAGCTGCCCAGTCCTTGCAAATCCAAAAGTCTGGGCGATCTAACATCGGAGGACATTGCTTGCAGTTTTGAGAGCACGTATCAGTGCATCAGTAAGAGCTTTGTTACGACTGGCGTCAGAGACGGGAAGGGCGTGCCTGTGCAGGCAGAGTCTTTAGAGCCCGTGGATGCCCTGACCCAGCAGCTGCGAGAGCTCGTGTCCTTGGACCAAGACGACGGCTGCCCGGGGCTGTGTTCGCAGCAGGACGCCGGCCCTCTCCCCAGGTCGCTGGTCAGAAAGCTGTCATCCAGAAGCCAGAGCAGAGTGCGCAACATTGCCAGTCGGGCCAAGGAGAGGCAGGAGGCCAGCAAGCAAAGAGGGGTGACCCCCGGCGACGCGGGTGGCGTGGTTCTCCGCAGCAAGCGCTCGGGACCTGCGCCCGCGGGGAACCGGCACTCCACGGGCTCCTACTTGGCCCACCTGCACCTGCGCGGCGTCCACCTGCCGGGCGCCCCGGGCCGTGAGGACGGCCGAGGACCCCCCGAGGGCGCGTGCGCCTGCACAGCCTTGCGCTCCCGCTGGACCCACCAGTTCGGTTCTGATGATTCTGTTGTGCAGACCGAGCCAAGCAGTGATGCTaaaccagaaatttattttcttttgagacTGTGAATTATATAAAGCTGCATTTTCATTGTTTACAAGGTATTCTGTAGAACTGTCAGCGTTTTCAGTAACTGTGGTCCTTGCCTTGAAATGATTTTAAGCTTGATTTTGGTCTCCCTCTGACTCCTTTTGTTGTTCCTGCTCCTGCGTTTGTGCAGTTTCCAGTGACATTTCCGAGTACTAGGATCTCGCTCCCCTGGTGTCAACGTGTGCAGGCCTAGACTGACTCTTCTCAGCAGATCGTGATGCAGTGTCACCAAGATGCCCTTTGCTCCGTGCCCTCAGGTCACAGTCACAGTGTGGTCCTTTCGACTCTCTGCTGAGTTAAGAGACTCTGCAAAGGACAAAGGgatgaattctttattttaaagccATTGTCATCTTTCCTAGTTTTCCCTTTGTTGAGAAGCCCAGATGCAGTTTTATAACTCAGTTAAAAGAATGAAGGCGTGACCCTACCTTTTAAGATTTCTCTACGCCCCCTCCCATGAGAGATTGGTAGCTGCCCCCCCAGACTCCCTCATTTTAGAGTAGGCTGTGAGGGTTTAAGGATGAAGGCAAACTTTGTATATAAGGGTAAAATTGTTTGTTTTCCATAAATTTGTTACGTATTTTTGCTAATGGCTTTGTATGTAACAAGAACACAGTTGCCAAGCTATTTGTTGTACTTTTGAATTTCCTGATTAAATTACAGACTTCAAACAATGGCTTTCAGAGTGAGGGACTTCCATCACAAGCTAACAATGATAGTAGCACAAATTGAAAACTTTCCCAaagctttcaagaaaaaaaatattttctcataataAAATCCAAGTGAATAGACAACTAGAAGAAACCTTTTCCTTCAGGGAGCCAAGTACCTGTATTTTATATCAACATACGTGATTTTCACTGTGAATCCATTTTTTATTGCATGTTCAAATGTTCCTCTTTGCTTTTTTGTAACAATAGCTGCAATGATGTTCTTGGAATTTATGGAAATGTAATTAAAGCAGATTTTTAAACacttggtgaatttttttttcagttgaagCTCATCTGATGACTGTTGAGTAAGAGACCTGGAGCTCtcagaaatattttcctttttttaatttatgtctcTGAGTGTTTTCATTATGCATTAAAGGCTGTATTTGTAAGGTGATTTGAAAAGGAATCAAAAGTAGTGAGTTTCTTTGCCTTTGGTGTTGATACAGTAGTTTAAGTAATAATCCTCCCCAGATCCTGCCCTGGGTAGGGGGCGCcgtggggaaggcagggaggtgCTGCTTGTCAGGTGGCCCTGCCTGAGGCTTCCTtgtgtggggagggtgggagggaagcgACCAGACCCTGGCTGCCCTCAGTCCCCCCTATTCCTaatttactgagaatttttatcaagaATGCGTGctggattttgtcagatgctttttctgcatctattgatatgatgatgtgatttttcttctttagcctgttgatgtgatggattatattaattgatttttgatattgaaccagccttgcatacctgggctAAATACCACTTGGTCGTGGTATATAATTCTtctcatacattgttggattctatttgctaatgttttgttgaggatttttacatcaatgttcatgagagatattagtctgtagttttctaataatgtctttgtctggttttggtattagggtaatgctggccccataaaatgagttaggaaccattccctctgcttctaccttccagaagagcttgtagagaattggtataatttcttccttaagtctttggtagaattcaccagtgaacccatctgggtctGGTGttctctgttttggaaggttattaattatttattcaatttctttaatagatgtagGCCTATTCATATTGTCTTTTTGTGTGAGTTTTAGCAAAttgtgtcttttaaggaattggtccatttcatctaggttatcaaatttgtgaacATAcagttcataatattccttgattatttttaatgtccatgggatctgcAGTGATGTCACCTCTTTAGTTtctaatattagtaatttgtgtcttttctcttttttttctcagcctggctagaggcttatcagattttattgattttttcaaagaaccaacttttggttttgttgattttctcttattgatttcctgttttcagtttcattgatttctgcttcaatttttatatttttttgtctgCTTACCTTGGatttaatttggtcttcttttctgtttctaatAACAGAGGTAAAAGCTTATGTTATTAATCTTagatctttcctcttttctaatatgtA
Proteins encoded:
- the PLCH1 gene encoding 1-phosphatidylinositol 4,5-bisphosphate phosphodiesterase eta-1 isoform X6; the encoded protein is MMSYWNVERRSRAQYRRHFLVDNSVFHVERCMSVMQSGTQMIKLKRGAKGLVRLFYLDEHRTRLRWRPSRKNEKAKILIDSIYKVTEGRQSDVFHRQAEGDFDPSCCFTIYHGSHMEALDLITSNPEEARTWITGLKYLMAGISDEDSLAKRQRTHDQWVKQTFEEADKNGDGLLNIEEIHQLMHKLNVNLPRRKVRQMFQEADTDENQGTLTFEEFCVFYKMMSLRRDLYLLLLSYSDKKDHLTVEELAQFLKVEQKMNNVTTDYCLDIIRKFEVSEENKAKNVLGIEGFTSFMRSPACDVFNPLHGEVYQDMEQPLCNYYIASSHNTYLTGDQLLSQSRADMYARVLQEGCRCVEVDCWDGPDGEPVVHHGYTLTSKILFRDVVETINKHAFVKNEFPVILSIENHCSVQQQRKIAQYLKGIFRDKLDLSSVDVGETKQLPSPQSLKGKILVKGKKLPYHLGDDAEEGDVSDEDSADEIEDACKFKVHCNNGTTEHQVESFIRKKLESLLKESQIRDKEDPDGFTVRALLKATHEGLNAHLKQNPDMKESGKKSHGRSLMTNFGKHKKTTKSRSKSCSTDGGEDAQQNPGKETGQLYRLGRRRKTMKLCRELSDLVVYTNSVAAQDIVDDGTTGNVLSFSETRAHQVVQQKAEQFMVYNQKQLTRIYPSAYRIDSSNFNPLPYWNAGCQLVALNYQSEGRMMQLNRAKFKTNGNCGYVLKPQQMCKGTFNPFSGDPLPASPKKQLVLKVISGQQLPKPPDSVFGDRGEIIDPFVEVEIIGLPVDCCKDQTRVVDDNGFNPMWEETLTFTVHMPEIALVRFLVWDHDPIGRDFVGQRTVTFSSLVPGYRHVHLEGLTEASIFVHITIHDIYGKSRQLQGLKGLFHKNPRPSSSENSSHHTRRRSLGDRILRRTASAPAKGRKRSKMGFQEMVEIKDSLSEAARDSDGVLRRTTRSLQARPVSMPVDRSLLGALSLPLPERVKDTEGKENSLAEGEDGRRNGAAGMKDPQLPHFSRKFSSSSALLRDISPGDSTASLPITAGQPAVPGPPGGSTRSRVAGDCQEHQCPRESLSPRQRWALDPAGDLAQDLRAVKTKENWRVGVPVGGIGILSRSSLEIKTLDGHWGQGRAATSSSLSDVSALCSAAPDAQSTAVLQESAISCLIDDVTSTNGSELGGAVSELIGQLDETSDHAGPTVVAHLHGPRVRSGRPPLPTADLEMPLECGFSQGKPASPFLSSSPELSAFSSPETSARLAHEAVCEAACTLVSKTKPGDPLPGQAKTGAVEGTLPWSSGPSHCWAPSPPSGEDWEMAQNHSPAASTDVPLEALLADPTLCLNSGESSLVEVDGDSENLSVTTCEYRREGASHLASPLKLKYSQDVVGHFQRGLRNGYCRGTLPCSLSEIVNNIQDVKNQSISSLAYQGAGFVHNHFSNSEAKMNQTCVPLSGAQDVHAPAPTWSRRPPLPALKLPSPCKSKSLGDLTSEDIACSFESTYQCISKSFVTTGVRDGKGVPVQAESLEPVDALTQQLRELVSLDQDDGCPGLCSQQDAGPLPRSLVRKLSSRSQSRVRNIASRAKERQEASKQRGVTPGDAGGVVLRSKRSGPAPAGNRHSTGSYLAHLHLRGVHLPGAPGREDGRGPPEGACACTALRSRWTHQFGSDDSVVQTEPSSDAKPEIYFLLRL
- the PLCH1 gene encoding 1-phosphatidylinositol 4,5-bisphosphate phosphodiesterase eta-1 isoform X7, translating into MMSYWNVERRSRAQYRRHFLVDNSVFHVERCMSVMQSGTQMIKLKRGAKGLVRLFYLDEHRTRLRWRPSRKNEKAKILIDSIYKVTEGRQSDVFHRQAEGDFDPSCCFTIYHGSHMEALDLITSNPEEARTWITGLKYLMAGISDEDSLAKRQRTHDQWVKQTFEEADKNGDGLLNIEEIHQLMHKLNVNLPRRKVRQMFQEADTDENQGTLTFEEFCVFYKMMSLRRDLYLLLLSYSDKKDHLTVEELAQFLKVEQKMNNVTTDYCLDIIRKFEVSEENKAKNVLGIEGFTSFMRSPACDVFNPLHGEVYQDMEQPLCNYYIASSHNTYLTGDQLLSQSRADMYARVLQEGCRCVEVDCWDGPDGEPVVHHGYTLTSKILFRDVVETINKHAFVKNEFPVILSIENHCSVQQQRKIAQYLKGIFRDKLDLSSVDVGETKQLPSPQSLKGKILVKGKKLPYHLGDDAEEGDVSDEDSADEIEDACKFKVHCNNGTTEHQVESFIRKKLESLLKESQIRDKEDPDGFTVRALLKATHEGLNAHLKQNPDMKESGKKSHGRSLMTNFGKHKKTTKSRSKSCSTDGGEDAQQNPGKETGQLYRLGRRRKTMKLCRELSDLVVYTNSVAAQDIVDDGTTGNVLSFSETRAHQVVQQKAEQFMVYNQKQLTRIYPSAYRIDSSNFNPLPYWNAGCQLVALNYQSEGRMMQLNRAKFKTNGNCGYVLKPQQMCKGTFNPFSGDPLPASPKKQLVLKVISGQQLPKPPDSVFGDRGEIIDPFVEVEIIGLPVDCCKDQTRVVDDNGFNPMWEETLTFTVHMPEIALVRFLVWDHDPIGRDFVGQRTVTFSSLVPGYRHVHLEGLTEASIFVHITIHDIYGKSRQLQGLKGLFHKNPRPSSSENSSHHTRRRSLGDRILRRTASAPAKGRKRSKMGFQEMVEIKDSLSEAARDSDGVLRRTTRSLQARPVSMPVDRSLLGALSLPLPERVKDTEGKENSLEGEDGRRNGAAGMKDPQLPHFSRKFSSSSALLRDISPGDSTASLPITAGQPAVPGPPGGSTRSRVAGDCQEHQCPRESLSPRQRWALDPAGDLAQDLRAVKTKENWRVGVPVGGIGILSRSSLEIKTLDGHWGQGRAATSSSLSDVSALCSAAPDAQSTAVLQESAISCLIDDVTSTNGSELGGAVSELIGQLDETSDHAGPTVVAHLHGPRVRSGRPPLPTADLEMPLECGFSQGKPASPFLSSSPELSAFSSPETSARLAHEAVCEAACTLVSKTKPGDPLPGQAKTGAVEGTLPWSSGPSHCWAPSPPSGEDWEMAQNHSPAASTDVPLEALLADPTLCLNSGESSLVEVDGDSENLSVTTCEYRREGASHLASPLKLKYSQDVVGHFQRGLRNGYCRGTLPCSLSEIVNNIQDVKNQSISSLAYQGAGFVHNHFSNSEAKMNQTCVPLSGAQDVHAPAPTWSRRPPLPALKLPSPCKSKSLGDLTSEDIACSFESTYQCISKSFVTTGVRDGKGVPVQAESLEPVDALTQQLRELVSLDQDDGCPGLCSQQDAGPLPRSLVRKLSSRSQSRVRNIASRAKERQEASKQRGVTPGDAGGVVLRSKRSGPAPAGNRHSTGSYLAHLHLRGVHLPGAPGREDGRGPPEGACACTALRSRWTHQFGSDDSVVQTEPSSDAKPEIYFLLRL
- the PLCH1 gene encoding 1-phosphatidylinositol 4,5-bisphosphate phosphodiesterase eta-1 isoform X1 → MMSYWNVERRSRAQYRRHFLVDNSVFHVERCMSVMQSGTQMIKLKRGAKGLVRLFYLDEHRTRLRWRPSRKNEKAKILIDSIYKVTEGRQSDVFHRQAEGDFDPSCCFTIYHGSHMEALDLITSNPEEARTWITGLKYLMAGISDEDSLAKRQRTHDQWVKQTFEEADKNGDGLLNIEEIHQLMHKLNVNLPRRKVRQMFQEADTDENQGTLTFEEFCVFYKMMSLRRDLYLLLLSYSDKKDHLTVEELAQFLKVEQKMNNVTTDYCLDIIRKFEVSEENKAKNVLGIEGFTSFMRSPACDVFNPLHGEVYQDMEQPLCNYYIASSHNTYLTGDQLLSQSRADMYARVLQEGCRCVEVDCWDGPDGEPVVHHGYTLTSKILFRDVVETINKHAFVKNEFPVILSIENHCSVQQQRKIAQYLKGIFRDKLDLSSVDVGETKQLPSPQSLKGKILVKGKKLPYHLGDDAEEGDVSDEDSADEIEDACKFKVHCNNGTTEHQVESFIRKKLESLLKESQIRDKEDPDGFTVRALLKATHEGLNAHLKQNPDMKESGKKSHGRSLMTNFGKHKQKTTKSRSKSCSTDGGEDAQQNPGKETGQLYRLGRRRKTMKLCRELSDLVVYTNSVAAQDIVDDGTTGNVLSFSETRAHQVVQQKAEQFMVYNQKQLTRIYPSAYRIDSSNFNPLPYWNAGCQLVALNYQSEGRMMQLNRAKFKTNGNCGYVLKPQQMCKGTFNPFSGDPLPASPKKQLVLKVISGQQLPKPPDSVFGDRGEIIDPFVEVEIIGLPVDCCKDQTRVVDDNGFNPMWEETLTFTVHMPEIALVRFLVWDHDPIGRDFVGQRTVTFSSLVPGYRHVHLEGLTEASIFVHITIHDIYGKWSPLILNPSYTILHFLGATKSRQLQGLKGLFHKNPRPSSSENSSHHTRRRSLGDRILRRTASAPAKGRKRSKMGFQEMVEIKDSLSEAARDSDGVLRRTTRSLQARPVSMPVDRSLLGALSLPLPERVKDTEGKENSLAEGEDGRRNGAAGMKDPQLPHFSRKFSSSSALLRDISPGDSTASLPITAGQPAVPGPPGGSTRSRVAGDCQEHQCPRESLSPRQRWALDPAGDLAQDLRAVKTKENWRVGVPVGGIGILSRSSLEIKTLDGHWGQGRAATSSSLSDVSALCSAAPDAQSTAVLQESAISCLIDDVTSTNGSELGGAVSELIGQLDETSDHAGPTVVAHLHGPRVRSGRPPLPTADLEMPLECGFSQGKPASPFLSSSPELSAFSSPETSARLAHEAVCEAACTLVSKTKPGDPLPGQAKTGAVEGTLPWSSGPSHCWAPSPPSGEDWEMAQNHSPAASTDVPLEALLADPTLCLNSGESSLVEVDGDSENLSVTTCEYRREGASHLASPLKLKYSQDVVGHFQRGLRNGYCRGTLPCSLSEIVNNIQDVKNQSISSLAYQGAGFVHNHFSNSEAKMNQTCVPLSGAQDVHAPAPTWSRRPPLPALKLPSPCKSKSLGDLTSEDIACSFESTYQCISKSFVTTGVRDGKGVPVQAESLEPVDALTQQLRELVSLDQDDGCPGLCSQQDAGPLPRSLVRKLSSRSQSRVRNIASRAKERQEASKQRGVTPGDAGGVVLRSKRSGPAPAGNRHSTGSYLAHLHLRGVHLPGAPGREDGRGPPEGACACTALRSRWTHQFGSDDSVVQTEPSSDAKPEIYFLLRL